From the Budorcas taxicolor isolate Tak-1 chromosome 1, Takin1.1, whole genome shotgun sequence genome, one window contains:
- the VILL gene encoding villin-like protein, which translates to MDLQGVRQWEPAVDEKPLTPESCALERETRPMDPRRGLPNTESHRGLHIWIIENLQMVPVPEPAYGNFFEKHCYVVLHVPQSLKATPGAPKDLHYWIGKMAGAGAEGAPGSFLQHLKEALGGAAVQHREVQGHESACFRSYFRSGIIYRKGGLASARKHVETNVYNIQRLLRIRGGKHVSATEVELSWHSFNKSDIFLLDLGRLMIQWNGPKASAAKKARGLFLTHSLRDRERGGRAQVSVVDDEAEATDLMEIMEAVLGHRVRNLHAAMPSKRMSELQKANVHLYQICQKSKDLVVQELSTCPLTQDLLQEENCYMLDQGSFKIYVWQGRLASLQERGAAFRRALSFIQAKGYPSYTSVEVMDDGAESAGFKQLFQSWSGQQRKNKNLSGMGKLLQVKLDVGKLHSQPELAAQLRMVDDASGSVQVWCVQDSCRRPVDPKRHGQLCADCCYLVLYTYRRMGLTQHVLYLWQGLQATAHEISALRANAEELDLWYRGALVQEHVTMGSEPPHFLAIFQGQLMIFQGRPSHSRKEHPAPAVSLFHIQGTDSYNTRTVEVPARASALNSNDVFLLVTANLCYLWFGKGCSGDQREMARTVVTIISREDMEIVLEGQEPPDFWEALGGQAPYPSNKRPPEDVCDFQPRLFECSCQTGPLVLTEVVFFSQEDLDKYDVMLLDAWQEIFLWLGAAASEWKQKAVAWGQEYLKTHPAGRSLATPIMLVKQGHEPPTFTGWFCSWDPYKWSSTQSYKEVVEGDLGAVSTISEITAEIVNFQLSRWPGNDRAGPLALRALKSSEDSSESWSSLSELGPRAGTGSRSTISRSTVSTVSSASSSSYQSSPRSLGSGGLPQEQLRHRAAKDLPEGVDPAHKEAYLSDSDFQDIFGKSKEEFYSMAKWRQQQEKKQLGFF; encoded by the exons ATGGACCTTCAGGGTGTCAGGCAGTGGGAGCCGGCAGTAGATGAGAAGCCCCTGACCCCGGAATCCTGTGCTCTAGAGAGGGAGACCAGGCC GATGGACCCCAGGAGGGGCCTCCCTAACACTGAGAGTCACAGGGGCCTCCACATATGGATCATTGAG AACCTGCAGATGGTGCCAGTCCCCGAGCCGGCTTATGGGAACTTCTTCGAGAAGCACTGCTATGTCGTTCTGCAC GTCCCCCAGAGCCTGAAGGCCACGCCGGGGGCGCCCAAAGACCTGCACTACTGGATCGGCAAGATGGCGGGAGCGGGGGCGGAGGGCGCGCCGGGCTCCTTCCTGCAGCACCTGAAGGAGGCGCTGGGCGGCGCCGCCGTGCAGCACCGCGAGGTGCAAGGCCACGAGTCCGCCTGTTTTCGAAGCTACTTCCGCTCGGGAATCAT CTATaggaagggaggcctggcctcTGCCCGCAAGCATGTGGAGACCAACGTGTACAACATCCAGCGACTGCTGCGCATCCGAGGGGGGAAGCACGTGTCGGCCACTGAG GTGGAGCTCTCCTGGCACAGCTTCAACAAGAGTGACATCTTCCTGCTGGACCTGGGGAGGCTGATGATCCAGTGGAATGGGCCCAAGGCCAGCGCAGCCAAGAAGGCACGG GGCCTGTTCCTCACCCACAGCCTCCGGGACAGGGAGCGTGGTGGTCGTGCACAGGTCAGTGTGGTGGATGATGAGGCTGAAGCCACTGACCTCATGGAGATCATGGAAGCTGTGCTGGGCCACAGAGTGCGCAACCTGCATGCCGCCATGCCCAGCAAAAGGATGAGTGAGCTGCAGAAGGCCAATGTCCACCTCTACCA AATCTGCCAGAAGAGCAAGGatctggtggtccaggagttgtCGACCTGCCCGCTGACCCAAGACCTACTTCAGGAGGAG AACTGCTACATGCTGGACCAGGGCAGCTTCAAGATCTACGTGTGGCAGGGACGCCTGGCCAGCCTCCAGGAGAGAGGGGCTGCCTTTAGGAGGGCTCTG AGCTTCATCCAGGCCAAGGGCTACCCGAGCTACACCAGCGTGGAGGTGATGGACGACGGCGCCGAGTCGGCCGGGTTCAAGCAGCTCTTCCAGTCATGGTCTGGGCAGCAGCGCAAGAACAAGAACCTTAGTGGGATGG GTAAACTGCTTCAGGTGAAGCTAGACGTGGGCAAGCTGCACAGCCAGCCTGAGCTAGCTGCCCAGCTCAGGATGGTGGACGACGCTTCTGGGAGCGTACAG GTATGGTGCGTCCAGGACTCATGCAGGCGGCCTGTGGACCCCAAGCGTCACGGACAGTTGTGCGCTGACTGCTGCTATCTTGTCCTGTACACCTACCGGAGGATGGGCCTCACCCAGCACGTCTTGTACCTGTGGCAG GGCCTCCAGGCCACGGCACACGAGATCAGCGCCCTAAGGGCCAACGCCGAGGAGCTGGACCTGTGGTACCGTGGAGCCCTGGTGCAGGAGCACGTGACCATGGGCAGCGAGCCCCCGCACTTCCTCGCCATCTTCCAGGGCCAGCTCATGATCTTCCAG GGGCGCCCCAGCCACAGCAGGAAGGAGCACCCGGCACCCGCCGTCAGCCTCTTCCACATCCAAGGCACCGACAGCTACAACACCCGGACTGTGGAGGTGCCAGCCCGCGCCTCAGCCCTCAACTCCAATGACGTCTTCCTGCTGGTGACAGCCAACCTCTGCTACCTCTGGTTTGGAAAG GGCTGCAGCggtgaccagcgtgagatggcgCGGACAGTGGTCACCATCATCTCCAGGGAAGACATGGAGATAGTGCTGGAGGGTCAGGAGCCTCCCGACTTCTGGGAGGCTCTGGGGGGCCAGGCGCCCTACCCCAGCAACAAGAG GCCCCCTGAGGACGTGTGCGACTTCCAGCCACGACTGTTTGAGTGCTCCTGCCAGACAGGGCCCCTGGTCCTCACAGAAGTAGTGTTCTTCAGCCAAGAGGACCTGGACAAGTATGACGTCATGCTGCTGGACGCCTGGCAGGAG ATCTTCCTGTGGTTGGGGGCAGCTGCCAGCGAGTGGAAGCAGAAGGCTGTGGCCTGGGGCCAGGAGTACCTGAAGACCCACCCAgcagggaggagcctggccaCGCCCATCATGCTGGTCAAGCAGGGCCACGAGCCTCCCACCTTCACTGGATGGTTCTGCAGCTGGGACCCCTACAAATGGAGT AGCACCCAGTCCTACAAGGAGGTGGTGGAGGGTGACCTGGGAGCAGTTTCTACCATCTCTGAGATAACAGCC GAGATCGTCAACTTCCAGCTGTCCAGATGGCCAGGCAATGACAGGGCAGGCCCTTTGGCCCTGCGGGCCCTCAAGAGCTCCGAGGACAGCTCCGAGAGCTGGAGCTCGCTCTCAGAGCTGGGCCCTCGCGCGGGCACCGGTAGCCGGAGCACCATCAGCCGGAGCACCGTCAGCACCGTCAGCagcgccagcagcagcagctaccagaGCAGCCCCCGATCCCTGGGCAGCGGGGGCCTGCCCCAGGAACAGCTGAGGCACCGGGCTGCCAAGGACCTGCCGGAGGGCGTGGACCCAGCCCACAAGGAG gCCTATCTCTCAGACTCTGATTTCCAAGATATCTTTGGGAAGTCCAAGGAGGAGTTCTACAGCATGGCCAAGTGgaggcagcagcaggagaagaagCAGCTCGGCTTCTtctga